The following coding sequences are from one Macaca nemestrina isolate mMacNem1 chromosome 1, mMacNem.hap1, whole genome shotgun sequence window:
- the LOC105497842 gene encoding zinc finger protein 687 isoform X4: protein MGRGLGPADMGDMKTPDFDDLLAAFDIPDIDANEAIHSGPEENEGPGGPGKPEPGVGSESRDTAAASAGDGPGVPAQASDHGLPPPDISVVSVIVKNTVCPEQSEALAGGSAGDGARAAGVTKEGPVGPHRMQNGFGGPEPSLPETPHSPAPPSGGTWKEKGMEGKTPLDLFAHFGPEPGDHPDPLPPSAPSPPQEGAMTPPPFPSSFELAQENGPGVQPPVSSPPLGALKQESCSPHQPQGLAPQGSGSSPEATDIPASASPPRVAGVPFFKQSPGHQSPLASPKLPVCQPLKEEEDEGPVDKSSPGSPQSPSSGAEAADEDSNDSPASSSSRPLKVRIKTIKTSCGNITRTVTRVPSDPDPPAPVAEGAFLAEASLLKLSPATPTSEGPKVVSVQLGDGTRLKGTVLPVATIQNASTAMLMAASVARKAVVLPGGTATSPKMIAKNVLGLVPQALPKAEGRAGLGTGGQKVNGASVVMVQPSKTTTGPSTGGGTVISRTQSSLVEAFNKILNSKNLLPAYRPNLSPPAEAGLALPPTGYRCLECGDAFSLEKSLARHYDRRSMRIEVTCNHCARRLVFFNKCSLLLHAREHKDKGLVMQCSHLVMRPVALDQMVGQPDITPLLPVAVPPISGPLVLPALGKGEGAITSSAITTVAAEAPVLPLSTEPPAAPATSAYTCFRCLECKEQCRDKAGMAAHFQQLGPPAPGATSNVCPTCPMMLPNRCSFSAHQRMHKNRPPHVCPECGGNFLQANFQTHLREACLHVSRRVGYRCPSCSVVFGGVNSIKSHIQTSHCEVFHKCPICPMAFKSGPSAHAHLYSQHPSFQTQQAKLIYKCAMCDTVFTHKPLLSSHFDQHLLPQRVSVFKCPSCPLLFAQKRTMLEHLKNTHQSGRLEETTGKGSGGTLLTPKTEPEELAVSQGGAAPATEESSSSSEEEEVPSSPEPPRPAKRPRRELGSKGLKGGGGGPGGWTCGLCHSWFPERDEYVAHMKKEHGKSVKKFPCRLCERSFCSAPSLRRHVRVNHEGIKRVYPCRYCTEGKRTFSSRLILEKHVQVRHGLQLGAQSPGRGTTLARGSSARAQGPGRKRRQSSDSCSEEPDSTTPPAKSPRGGPGSGGHGPLRYRSSGSTEQSLMVGLRVEDGAQQCLDCGLCFASPGSLSRHRFISHKKRRGVGLSFSVTWTMWT, encoded by the exons GTCTGGGACCTGCCGATATGGGGGACATGAAGACCCCTGATTTTGATGACCTCCTTGCTGCCTTTGACATCCCTGACATTGATGCAAATGAAGCCATCCATTCTGGGCCAGAAGAAAATGAGGGGCcaggaggcccagggaagccagaaCCAGGTGTGGGAAGTGAATCTCGAGACACAGCAGCAGCCTCAGCTGGGGATGGCCCTGGAGTTCCAGCCCAGGCCTCTGACCATGGCCTGCCACCGCCAGACATTTCTGTAGTTAGTGTCATTGTCAAGAACACTGTGTGTCCTGAGCAGTCTGAGGCCCTGGCTGGAGGCTCAGCAGGGGATGGGGCCCGGGCTGCTGGGGTAACTAAGGAAGGGCCTGTGGGGCCTCATCGAATGCAGAATGGTTTTGGGGGTCCTGAACCTTCCCTCCCAGAAACCCCCCACTCTCCTGCTCCTCCCAGTGGGGGCACCTGGAAAGAAAAAGGCATGGAAGGCAAAACTCCCTTGGACCTGTTTGCTCATTTTGGCCCTGAGCCAGGGGACCACCCGGAtcccctgcctccctctgcaCCCTCTCCCCCTCAGGAGGGGGCTATGACCCCACCTCCTTTCCCCTCTTCCTTTGAGCTGGCCCAGGAGAATGGCCCAGGCGTGCAGCCACCTGTTTCTTCCCCACCGTTGGGGGCCTTGAAGCAGGAGAGCTGCAGCCCCCATCAACCCCAGGGCCTAGCCCCACAAGGCTCAGGCTCCAGCCCTGAGGCCACGGACATCCCTGCCAGTGCCTCGCCTCCCCGAGTTGCTGGGGTGCCCTTCTTCAAGCAGTCTCCAGGGCACCAGAGCCCTCTTGCCTCCCCCAAACTGCCCGTCTGTCAGCCcttgaaagaagaagaagatgaggGGCCAGTGGACAAGTCTTCCCCAGGAAGTCCCCAGAGTCCCTCTAgtggggctgaggctgcagatGAGGACAGCAATGACTCCCCTGCCTCCAGCTCCTCTAGGCCTCTTAAGGTGCGGATCAAGACCATTAAAACATCCTGCGGGAATATCACAAGGACTGTAACTCGGGTCCCTTCAGatcctgatccacctgcccccGTGGCTGAGGGGGCCTTCTTGGCTGAAGCTAGCCTGTTGAAGCTGTCCCCTGCAACACCTACTTCTGAGGGTCCAAAGGTGGTGAGCGTACAGCTGGGTGATGGTACAAGGCTGAAAGGCACTGTGCTGCCTGTGGCCACCATCCAGAATGCCAGTACTGCCATGCTGATGGCAGCCAGTGTGGCCCGCAAGGCTGTGGTGCTGCCTGGGGGGACTGCCACCAGCCCTAAGATGATTGCTAAGAATGTGCTAGGCCTGGTGCCCCAAGCCCTGCCTAAGGCTGAGGGGCGGGCAGGGCTGGGGACTGGGGGACAGAAGGTGAATGGTGCCTCAGTGGTGATGGTGCAGCCTTCAAAGACAACTACTGGGCCGAGTACAGGGGGCGGCACAGTGATCTCACGGACCCAGTCCAGCCTGGTGGAGGCCTTCAACAAGATCCTCAACAGCAAGAACCTGCTCCCTGCCTATAGGCCAAACCTGAGCCCACCAGCTGAGGCTGGGCTGGCCCTGCCTCCCACCGGCTACCGCTGCCTGGAGTGTGGGGATGCCTTCTCGTTGGAGAAGAGCCTGGCACGGCACTATGACCGCCGGAGCATGCGCATCGAGGTCACCTGCAACCACTGCGCCCGCCGCCTGGTCTTCTTCAACAAGTGCAGCCTGCTCCTGCATGCACGTGAACACAAGGACAAGGGGCTCGTTATGCAGTGCTCACATTTGGTCATGAGGCCCGTAGCCCTTGACCAGATGGTGGGGCAGCCGGACATCACACCCCTGCTGCCTGTAGCTGTCCCACCTATCTCTGGACCTCTGGTCTTGCCTGCCTTGGGCAAGGGTGAGGGGGCCATCACCTCCTCTGCCATTACTACAGTTGCTGCTGAGGCCCCTGTCCTGCCACTCTCCACTGAGCCGCCTGCTGCCCCTGCCACTTCTGCTTACACGTGCTTTCGCTGCCTGGAGTGCAAGGAGCAGTGCCGGGACAAGGCTGGCATGGCAGCTCACTTCCAGCAGCTCGGCCCCCCTGCCCCTGGGGCCACCAGCAAT GTGTGCCCAACCTGCCCCATGATGCTCCCCAATCGCTGCAGCTTCAGCGCCCACCAGCGCATGCATAAGAATCGACCCCCCCACGTCTGTCCTGAGTGTGGGGGCAACTTCTTGCAAGCCAATTTTCAGACCCATCTCCGGGAGGCCTGTCTGCACGTCTCTCGCCGTGTGGGATACAG GTGCCCCAGCTGTTCAGTGGTGTTTGGGGGTGTGAACTCCATCAAGTCCCACATCCAGACGTCGCACTGCGAGGTTTTCCACAAGTGCCCCATCTGCCCCATGGCCTTCAAGTCTGGGCCCAGCGCCCATGCCCACCTCTACTCCCAGCATCCCAGCTTCCAAACTCAGCAGGCCAA GCTGATCTACAAGTGCGCCATGTGTGACACAGTCTTCACTCACAAACCCCTCCTCTCCTCACACTTCGACCAGCACTTGCTGCCCCAGCGTGTCAGTGTCTTTAAGTGCCCGTCTTGTCCTCTGCTTTTTGCCCAAAAAAGGACCATGCTGGAACATCTCAAG AACACCCATCAGTCTGGGCGCTTGGAGGAGACTACTGGGAAAGGGTCCGGGGGTACCCTGCTGACCCCCAAGACTGAGCCTGAGGAGCTGGCTGTTTCTCAGGGAGGGGCAGCCCCTGCTACTGAGGAGTCATCTTCATCTTCAGAAGAGGAGGAAGTACCCAGCTCCCCTGAGCCCCCCCGTCCAGCCAAACGGCCTCGGCGGGAACTGGGGAGCAAAGGCCtcaagggtgggggtggggggcctgGAGGCTGGACCTGTGGCCTGTGTCACTCCTGGTTCCCTGAGCGTGACGAGTATGTGGCCCACATGAAGAAGGAGCATGGCAAG TCAGTGAAAAAGTTTCCCTGTCGCCTTTGTGAGCGCTCCTTCTGCTCCGCCCCCAGCCTGAGGCGTCATGTCAGGGTCAATCACGAGGGCATCAAGCGAGTGTACCCCTGCAG GTATTGCACAGAGGGAAAACGCACCTTCAGCAGCCGCCTGATCCTGGAGAAACATGTCCAGGTCCGGCATGGCTTGCAGCTTGGGGCCCAGTCCCCTGGCCGGGGGACCACTTTGGCTCGGGGTTCCAGTGCCAGAGCCCAG GGGCCAGGTCGGAAACGCCGCCAGTCTTCTGACTCTTGCAGTGAGGAGCCTGACAGCACGACACCGCCAGCCAAGTCCCCCAGGGGCGGACCTGGATCTGGAGGCCATGGCCCCCTGCGCTACCGGAGCAGCGGCTCCACAGAACAGAGCCTCATGGTGGggttgagggtggaggatggtgCCCAGCAGTGCCTCGACTGTGGCTTGTGCTTTGCCTCCCCTGGCTCCCTGAGCCGGCACCGTTTCATCAGCCACAAGAAGAGACGGGGTGTGG GCCTCTCTTTTTCTGTGACTTGGACAATGTGGACTTGA
- the LOC105497842 gene encoding zinc finger protein 687 isoform X5, with translation MGRGLGPADMGDMKTPDFDDLLAAFDIPDIDANEAIHSGPEENEGPGGPGKPEPGVGSESRDTAAASAGDGPGVPAQASDHGLPPPDISVVSVIVKNTVCPEQSEALAGGSAGDGARAAGVTKEGPVGPHRMQNGFGGPEPSLPETPHSPAPPSGGTWKEKGMEGKTPLDLFAHFGPEPGDHPDPLPPSAPSPPQEGAMTPPPFPSSFELAQENGPGVQPPVSSPPLGALKQESCSPHQPQGLAPQGSGSSPEATDIPASASPPRVAGVPFFKQSPGHQSPLASPKLPVCQPLKEEEDEGPVDKSSPGSPQSPSSGAEAADEDSNDSPASSSSRPLKVRIKTIKTSCGNITRTVTRVPSDPDPPAPVAEGAFLAEASLLKLSPATPTSEGPKVVSVQLGDGTRLKGTVLPVATIQNASTAMLMAASVARKAVVLPGGTATSPKMIAKNVLGLVPQALPKAEGRAGLGTGGQKVNGASVVMVQPSKTTTGPSTGGGTVISRTQSSLVEAFNKILNSKNLLPAYRPNLSPPAEAGLALPPTGYRCLECGDAFSLEKSLARHYDRRSMRIEVTCNHCARRLVFFNKCSLLLHAREHKDKGLVMQCSHLVMRPVALDQMVGQPDITPLLPVAVPPISGPLVLPALGKGEGAITSSAITTVAAEAPVLPLSTEPPAAPATSAYTCFRCLECKEQCRDKAGMAAHFQQLGPPAPGATSNVCPTCPMMLPNRCSFSAHQRMHKNRPPHVCPECGGNFLQANFQTHLREACLHVSRRVGYRCPSCSVVFGGVNSIKSHIQTSHCEVFHKCPICPMAFKSGPSAHAHLYSQHPSFQTQQAKLIYKCAMCDTVFTHKPLLSSHFDQHLLPQRVSVFKCPSCPLLFAQKRTMLEHLKNTHQSGRLEETTGKGSGGTLLTPKTEPEELAVSQGGAAPATEESSSSSEEEEVPSSPEPPRPAKRPRRELGSKGLKGGGGGPGGWTCGLCHSWFPERDEYVAHMKKEHGKSVKKFPCRLCERSFCSAPSLRRHVRVNHEGIKRVYPCRYCTEGKRTFSSRLILEKHVQVRHGLQLGAQSPGRGTTLARGSSARAQGPGRKRRQSSDSCSEEPDSTTPPAKSPRGGPGSGGHGPLRYRSSGSTEQSLMVGLRVEDGAQQCLDCGLCFASPGSLSRHRFISHKKRRGASLFL, from the exons GTCTGGGACCTGCCGATATGGGGGACATGAAGACCCCTGATTTTGATGACCTCCTTGCTGCCTTTGACATCCCTGACATTGATGCAAATGAAGCCATCCATTCTGGGCCAGAAGAAAATGAGGGGCcaggaggcccagggaagccagaaCCAGGTGTGGGAAGTGAATCTCGAGACACAGCAGCAGCCTCAGCTGGGGATGGCCCTGGAGTTCCAGCCCAGGCCTCTGACCATGGCCTGCCACCGCCAGACATTTCTGTAGTTAGTGTCATTGTCAAGAACACTGTGTGTCCTGAGCAGTCTGAGGCCCTGGCTGGAGGCTCAGCAGGGGATGGGGCCCGGGCTGCTGGGGTAACTAAGGAAGGGCCTGTGGGGCCTCATCGAATGCAGAATGGTTTTGGGGGTCCTGAACCTTCCCTCCCAGAAACCCCCCACTCTCCTGCTCCTCCCAGTGGGGGCACCTGGAAAGAAAAAGGCATGGAAGGCAAAACTCCCTTGGACCTGTTTGCTCATTTTGGCCCTGAGCCAGGGGACCACCCGGAtcccctgcctccctctgcaCCCTCTCCCCCTCAGGAGGGGGCTATGACCCCACCTCCTTTCCCCTCTTCCTTTGAGCTGGCCCAGGAGAATGGCCCAGGCGTGCAGCCACCTGTTTCTTCCCCACCGTTGGGGGCCTTGAAGCAGGAGAGCTGCAGCCCCCATCAACCCCAGGGCCTAGCCCCACAAGGCTCAGGCTCCAGCCCTGAGGCCACGGACATCCCTGCCAGTGCCTCGCCTCCCCGAGTTGCTGGGGTGCCCTTCTTCAAGCAGTCTCCAGGGCACCAGAGCCCTCTTGCCTCCCCCAAACTGCCCGTCTGTCAGCCcttgaaagaagaagaagatgaggGGCCAGTGGACAAGTCTTCCCCAGGAAGTCCCCAGAGTCCCTCTAgtggggctgaggctgcagatGAGGACAGCAATGACTCCCCTGCCTCCAGCTCCTCTAGGCCTCTTAAGGTGCGGATCAAGACCATTAAAACATCCTGCGGGAATATCACAAGGACTGTAACTCGGGTCCCTTCAGatcctgatccacctgcccccGTGGCTGAGGGGGCCTTCTTGGCTGAAGCTAGCCTGTTGAAGCTGTCCCCTGCAACACCTACTTCTGAGGGTCCAAAGGTGGTGAGCGTACAGCTGGGTGATGGTACAAGGCTGAAAGGCACTGTGCTGCCTGTGGCCACCATCCAGAATGCCAGTACTGCCATGCTGATGGCAGCCAGTGTGGCCCGCAAGGCTGTGGTGCTGCCTGGGGGGACTGCCACCAGCCCTAAGATGATTGCTAAGAATGTGCTAGGCCTGGTGCCCCAAGCCCTGCCTAAGGCTGAGGGGCGGGCAGGGCTGGGGACTGGGGGACAGAAGGTGAATGGTGCCTCAGTGGTGATGGTGCAGCCTTCAAAGACAACTACTGGGCCGAGTACAGGGGGCGGCACAGTGATCTCACGGACCCAGTCCAGCCTGGTGGAGGCCTTCAACAAGATCCTCAACAGCAAGAACCTGCTCCCTGCCTATAGGCCAAACCTGAGCCCACCAGCTGAGGCTGGGCTGGCCCTGCCTCCCACCGGCTACCGCTGCCTGGAGTGTGGGGATGCCTTCTCGTTGGAGAAGAGCCTGGCACGGCACTATGACCGCCGGAGCATGCGCATCGAGGTCACCTGCAACCACTGCGCCCGCCGCCTGGTCTTCTTCAACAAGTGCAGCCTGCTCCTGCATGCACGTGAACACAAGGACAAGGGGCTCGTTATGCAGTGCTCACATTTGGTCATGAGGCCCGTAGCCCTTGACCAGATGGTGGGGCAGCCGGACATCACACCCCTGCTGCCTGTAGCTGTCCCACCTATCTCTGGACCTCTGGTCTTGCCTGCCTTGGGCAAGGGTGAGGGGGCCATCACCTCCTCTGCCATTACTACAGTTGCTGCTGAGGCCCCTGTCCTGCCACTCTCCACTGAGCCGCCTGCTGCCCCTGCCACTTCTGCTTACACGTGCTTTCGCTGCCTGGAGTGCAAGGAGCAGTGCCGGGACAAGGCTGGCATGGCAGCTCACTTCCAGCAGCTCGGCCCCCCTGCCCCTGGGGCCACCAGCAAT GTGTGCCCAACCTGCCCCATGATGCTCCCCAATCGCTGCAGCTTCAGCGCCCACCAGCGCATGCATAAGAATCGACCCCCCCACGTCTGTCCTGAGTGTGGGGGCAACTTCTTGCAAGCCAATTTTCAGACCCATCTCCGGGAGGCCTGTCTGCACGTCTCTCGCCGTGTGGGATACAG GTGCCCCAGCTGTTCAGTGGTGTTTGGGGGTGTGAACTCCATCAAGTCCCACATCCAGACGTCGCACTGCGAGGTTTTCCACAAGTGCCCCATCTGCCCCATGGCCTTCAAGTCTGGGCCCAGCGCCCATGCCCACCTCTACTCCCAGCATCCCAGCTTCCAAACTCAGCAGGCCAA GCTGATCTACAAGTGCGCCATGTGTGACACAGTCTTCACTCACAAACCCCTCCTCTCCTCACACTTCGACCAGCACTTGCTGCCCCAGCGTGTCAGTGTCTTTAAGTGCCCGTCTTGTCCTCTGCTTTTTGCCCAAAAAAGGACCATGCTGGAACATCTCAAG AACACCCATCAGTCTGGGCGCTTGGAGGAGACTACTGGGAAAGGGTCCGGGGGTACCCTGCTGACCCCCAAGACTGAGCCTGAGGAGCTGGCTGTTTCTCAGGGAGGGGCAGCCCCTGCTACTGAGGAGTCATCTTCATCTTCAGAAGAGGAGGAAGTACCCAGCTCCCCTGAGCCCCCCCGTCCAGCCAAACGGCCTCGGCGGGAACTGGGGAGCAAAGGCCtcaagggtgggggtggggggcctgGAGGCTGGACCTGTGGCCTGTGTCACTCCTGGTTCCCTGAGCGTGACGAGTATGTGGCCCACATGAAGAAGGAGCATGGCAAG TCAGTGAAAAAGTTTCCCTGTCGCCTTTGTGAGCGCTCCTTCTGCTCCGCCCCCAGCCTGAGGCGTCATGTCAGGGTCAATCACGAGGGCATCAAGCGAGTGTACCCCTGCAG GTATTGCACAGAGGGAAAACGCACCTTCAGCAGCCGCCTGATCCTGGAGAAACATGTCCAGGTCCGGCATGGCTTGCAGCTTGGGGCCCAGTCCCCTGGCCGGGGGACCACTTTGGCTCGGGGTTCCAGTGCCAGAGCCCAG GGGCCAGGTCGGAAACGCCGCCAGTCTTCTGACTCTTGCAGTGAGGAGCCTGACAGCACGACACCGCCAGCCAAGTCCCCCAGGGGCGGACCTGGATCTGGAGGCCATGGCCCCCTGCGCTACCGGAGCAGCGGCTCCACAGAACAGAGCCTCATGGTGGggttgagggtggaggatggtgCCCAGCAGTGCCTCGACTGTGGCTTGTGCTTTGCCTCCCCTGGCTCCCTGAGCCGGCACCGTTTCATCAGCCACAAGAAGAGACGGGGT GCCTCTCTTTTTCTGTGA
- the LOC105497842 gene encoding zinc finger protein 687 isoform X3 produces MGRGLGPADMGDMKTPDFDDLLAAFDIPDIDANEAIHSGPEENEGPGGPGKPEPGVGSESRDTAAASAGDGPGVPAQASDHGLPPPDISVVSVIVKNTVCPEQSEALAGGSAGDGARAAGVTKEGPVGPHRMQNGFGGPEPSLPETPHSPAPPSGGTWKEKGMEGKTPLDLFAHFGPEPGDHPDPLPPSAPSPPQEGAMTPPPFPSSFELAQENGPGVQPPVSSPPLGALKQESCSPHQPQGLAPQGSGSSPEATDIPASASPPRVAGVPFFKQSPGHQSPLASPKLPVCQPLKEEEDEGPVDKSSPGSPQSPSSGAEAADEDSNDSPASSSSRPLKVRIKTIKTSCGNITRTVTRVPSDPDPPAPVAEGAFLAEASLLKLSPATPTSEGPKVVSVQLGDGTRLKGTVLPVATIQNASTAMLMAASVARKAVVLPGGTATSPKMIAKNVLGLVPQALPKAEGRAGLGTGGQKVNGASVVMVQPSKTTTGPSTGGGTVISRTQSSLVEAFNKILNSKNLLPAYRPNLSPPAEAGLALPPTGYRCLECGDAFSLEKSLARHYDRRSMRIEVTCNHCARRLVFFNKCSLLLHAREHKDKGLVMQCSHLVMRPVALDQMVGQPDITPLLPVAVPPISGPLVLPALGKGEGAITSSAITTVAAEAPVLPLSTEPPAAPATSAYTCFRCLECKEQCRDKAGMAAHFQQLGPPAPGATSNVCPTCPMMLPNRCSFSAHQRMHKNRPPHVCPECGGNFLQANFQTHLREACLHVSRRVGYRLIYKCAMCDTVFTHKPLLSSHFDQHLLPQRVSVFKCPSCPLLFAQKRTMLEHLKNTHQSGRLEETTGKGSGGTLLTPKTEPEELAVSQGGAAPATEESSSSSEEEEVPSSPEPPRPAKRPRRELGSKGLKGGGGGPGGWTCGLCHSWFPERDEYVAHMKKEHGKSVKKFPCRLCERSFCSAPSLRRHVRVNHEGIKRVYPCRYCTEGKRTFSSRLILEKHVQVRHGLQLGAQSPGRGTTLARGSSARAQGPGRKRRQSSDSCSEEPDSTTPPAKSPRGGPGSGGHGPLRYRSSGSTEQSLMVGLRVEDGAQQCLDCGLCFASPGSLSRHRFISHKKRRGVGKASALGLGDGEEEAPPSRSDPDGGDSPLPASGGPLTCKVCGKSCDSPLNLKTHFRTHGMAFIRARQGAIGDN; encoded by the exons GTCTGGGACCTGCCGATATGGGGGACATGAAGACCCCTGATTTTGATGACCTCCTTGCTGCCTTTGACATCCCTGACATTGATGCAAATGAAGCCATCCATTCTGGGCCAGAAGAAAATGAGGGGCcaggaggcccagggaagccagaaCCAGGTGTGGGAAGTGAATCTCGAGACACAGCAGCAGCCTCAGCTGGGGATGGCCCTGGAGTTCCAGCCCAGGCCTCTGACCATGGCCTGCCACCGCCAGACATTTCTGTAGTTAGTGTCATTGTCAAGAACACTGTGTGTCCTGAGCAGTCTGAGGCCCTGGCTGGAGGCTCAGCAGGGGATGGGGCCCGGGCTGCTGGGGTAACTAAGGAAGGGCCTGTGGGGCCTCATCGAATGCAGAATGGTTTTGGGGGTCCTGAACCTTCCCTCCCAGAAACCCCCCACTCTCCTGCTCCTCCCAGTGGGGGCACCTGGAAAGAAAAAGGCATGGAAGGCAAAACTCCCTTGGACCTGTTTGCTCATTTTGGCCCTGAGCCAGGGGACCACCCGGAtcccctgcctccctctgcaCCCTCTCCCCCTCAGGAGGGGGCTATGACCCCACCTCCTTTCCCCTCTTCCTTTGAGCTGGCCCAGGAGAATGGCCCAGGCGTGCAGCCACCTGTTTCTTCCCCACCGTTGGGGGCCTTGAAGCAGGAGAGCTGCAGCCCCCATCAACCCCAGGGCCTAGCCCCACAAGGCTCAGGCTCCAGCCCTGAGGCCACGGACATCCCTGCCAGTGCCTCGCCTCCCCGAGTTGCTGGGGTGCCCTTCTTCAAGCAGTCTCCAGGGCACCAGAGCCCTCTTGCCTCCCCCAAACTGCCCGTCTGTCAGCCcttgaaagaagaagaagatgaggGGCCAGTGGACAAGTCTTCCCCAGGAAGTCCCCAGAGTCCCTCTAgtggggctgaggctgcagatGAGGACAGCAATGACTCCCCTGCCTCCAGCTCCTCTAGGCCTCTTAAGGTGCGGATCAAGACCATTAAAACATCCTGCGGGAATATCACAAGGACTGTAACTCGGGTCCCTTCAGatcctgatccacctgcccccGTGGCTGAGGGGGCCTTCTTGGCTGAAGCTAGCCTGTTGAAGCTGTCCCCTGCAACACCTACTTCTGAGGGTCCAAAGGTGGTGAGCGTACAGCTGGGTGATGGTACAAGGCTGAAAGGCACTGTGCTGCCTGTGGCCACCATCCAGAATGCCAGTACTGCCATGCTGATGGCAGCCAGTGTGGCCCGCAAGGCTGTGGTGCTGCCTGGGGGGACTGCCACCAGCCCTAAGATGATTGCTAAGAATGTGCTAGGCCTGGTGCCCCAAGCCCTGCCTAAGGCTGAGGGGCGGGCAGGGCTGGGGACTGGGGGACAGAAGGTGAATGGTGCCTCAGTGGTGATGGTGCAGCCTTCAAAGACAACTACTGGGCCGAGTACAGGGGGCGGCACAGTGATCTCACGGACCCAGTCCAGCCTGGTGGAGGCCTTCAACAAGATCCTCAACAGCAAGAACCTGCTCCCTGCCTATAGGCCAAACCTGAGCCCACCAGCTGAGGCTGGGCTGGCCCTGCCTCCCACCGGCTACCGCTGCCTGGAGTGTGGGGATGCCTTCTCGTTGGAGAAGAGCCTGGCACGGCACTATGACCGCCGGAGCATGCGCATCGAGGTCACCTGCAACCACTGCGCCCGCCGCCTGGTCTTCTTCAACAAGTGCAGCCTGCTCCTGCATGCACGTGAACACAAGGACAAGGGGCTCGTTATGCAGTGCTCACATTTGGTCATGAGGCCCGTAGCCCTTGACCAGATGGTGGGGCAGCCGGACATCACACCCCTGCTGCCTGTAGCTGTCCCACCTATCTCTGGACCTCTGGTCTTGCCTGCCTTGGGCAAGGGTGAGGGGGCCATCACCTCCTCTGCCATTACTACAGTTGCTGCTGAGGCCCCTGTCCTGCCACTCTCCACTGAGCCGCCTGCTGCCCCTGCCACTTCTGCTTACACGTGCTTTCGCTGCCTGGAGTGCAAGGAGCAGTGCCGGGACAAGGCTGGCATGGCAGCTCACTTCCAGCAGCTCGGCCCCCCTGCCCCTGGGGCCACCAGCAAT GTGTGCCCAACCTGCCCCATGATGCTCCCCAATCGCTGCAGCTTCAGCGCCCACCAGCGCATGCATAAGAATCGACCCCCCCACGTCTGTCCTGAGTGTGGGGGCAACTTCTTGCAAGCCAATTTTCAGACCCATCTCCGGGAGGCCTGTCTGCACGTCTCTCGCCGTGTGGGATACAG GCTGATCTACAAGTGCGCCATGTGTGACACAGTCTTCACTCACAAACCCCTCCTCTCCTCACACTTCGACCAGCACTTGCTGCCCCAGCGTGTCAGTGTCTTTAAGTGCCCGTCTTGTCCTCTGCTTTTTGCCCAAAAAAGGACCATGCTGGAACATCTCAAG AACACCCATCAGTCTGGGCGCTTGGAGGAGACTACTGGGAAAGGGTCCGGGGGTACCCTGCTGACCCCCAAGACTGAGCCTGAGGAGCTGGCTGTTTCTCAGGGAGGGGCAGCCCCTGCTACTGAGGAGTCATCTTCATCTTCAGAAGAGGAGGAAGTACCCAGCTCCCCTGAGCCCCCCCGTCCAGCCAAACGGCCTCGGCGGGAACTGGGGAGCAAAGGCCtcaagggtgggggtggggggcctgGAGGCTGGACCTGTGGCCTGTGTCACTCCTGGTTCCCTGAGCGTGACGAGTATGTGGCCCACATGAAGAAGGAGCATGGCAAG TCAGTGAAAAAGTTTCCCTGTCGCCTTTGTGAGCGCTCCTTCTGCTCCGCCCCCAGCCTGAGGCGTCATGTCAGGGTCAATCACGAGGGCATCAAGCGAGTGTACCCCTGCAG GTATTGCACAGAGGGAAAACGCACCTTCAGCAGCCGCCTGATCCTGGAGAAACATGTCCAGGTCCGGCATGGCTTGCAGCTTGGGGCCCAGTCCCCTGGCCGGGGGACCACTTTGGCTCGGGGTTCCAGTGCCAGAGCCCAG GGGCCAGGTCGGAAACGCCGCCAGTCTTCTGACTCTTGCAGTGAGGAGCCTGACAGCACGACACCGCCAGCCAAGTCCCCCAGGGGCGGACCTGGATCTGGAGGCCATGGCCCCCTGCGCTACCGGAGCAGCGGCTCCACAGAACAGAGCCTCATGGTGGggttgagggtggaggatggtgCCCAGCAGTGCCTCGACTGTGGCTTGTGCTTTGCCTCCCCTGGCTCCCTGAGCCGGCACCGTTTCATCAGCCACAAGAAGAGACGGGGTGTGGGTAAAGCCAGTGCCCTggggctgggggatggggaggaagaGGCCCCTCCATCAAGGTCTGACCCCGATGGTGGAGACTCACCCCTGCCTGCCTCTGGAGGCCCACTGACCTGTAAGGTCTGTGGCAAGAGCTGCGACAGTCCTCTCAACCTCAAGACCCACTTCCGCACGCATGGCATGGCGTTCATCAGGGCTCGGCAGGGGGCTATTGGGGATAACTAG